A region from the Mesorhizobium sp. J8 genome encodes:
- a CDS encoding carboxymuconolactone decarboxylase family protein, whose product MSVIRIVSTVHSCLRSASLVAAAAVFAAVLASAPTRADDYDAALKDIQSTMGGVPSFVKQFPKAGLPGAWAEVKAIELSDKTALTPKEKSLIWLAVAAQIPCSYCIWSDTENAKHAGATDEEIQEAVAMAALTRHWSTIFNGMQVDFETFKKEMGGE is encoded by the coding sequence ATGTCGGTCATTCGCATCGTCTCAACCGTGCATTCCTGCCTTCGTTCCGCCTCGCTCGTTGCCGCCGCTGCCGTGTTTGCCGCCGTGCTGGCGTCCGCGCCCACCCGGGCCGATGACTACGACGCCGCCCTCAAGGATATCCAGTCGACGATGGGCGGCGTGCCGAGCTTCGTCAAACAGTTCCCGAAGGCCGGTCTGCCCGGCGCTTGGGCCGAGGTCAAGGCCATCGAGCTCAGCGACAAGACGGCGCTGACGCCGAAGGAGAAGTCGCTGATCTGGCTGGCGGTCGCGGCGCAGATCCCCTGCAGCTACTGCATCTGGTCGGACACCGAGAACGCCAAGCACGCCGGCGCCACCGACGAGGAGATCCAGGAGGCCGTCGCCATGGCGGCGCTGACGCGTCACTGGAGCACCATCTTCAACGGCATGCAGGTCGATTTCGAGACCTTCAAGAAGGAGATGGGCGGAGAATAA